A portion of the Natronococcus sp. AD-5 genome contains these proteins:
- a CDS encoding PHP domain-containing protein gives MLSVELHVHSSLSYDGRDPVDLILEQAEAVGLDAIAVTDHDEISASREAVERAPEYGLIGIPGIEISSKAGHVLGLGVEEAIPPGLTYEETLEEIRSQGGLAVIPHPFQQSRHGVTARISREELAEGDAIEVYNSRLLTGRANRQAERFAKSRDLPMTAGSDAHISEMVGQAVTRVDADERSADAILEAIREGKTSVEGKRTPWHISFRQFGGGVTRRIRNTVLGVFK, from the coding sequence GTGCTGTCGGTCGAACTCCACGTCCACTCGTCGCTGTCCTACGACGGACGCGACCCCGTCGATCTCATCCTAGAGCAGGCCGAAGCCGTCGGACTCGACGCGATCGCCGTGACGGACCACGACGAGATCAGCGCGAGTCGCGAGGCCGTCGAACGCGCGCCCGAGTACGGGCTGATCGGCATTCCCGGGATAGAAATCTCGAGCAAAGCGGGCCACGTCCTCGGCCTGGGCGTCGAGGAGGCGATCCCGCCGGGCCTCACGTACGAGGAGACCCTCGAGGAGATCCGCTCCCAGGGCGGGCTGGCGGTGATCCCGCACCCGTTTCAGCAGTCGCGCCACGGCGTAACGGCCCGAATCTCCCGCGAAGAACTCGCCGAGGGCGACGCCATCGAGGTCTACAACTCGCGGCTGCTGACCGGACGGGCGAACCGACAGGCCGAACGGTTCGCCAAGTCGCGGGATCTACCGATGACGGCGGGCAGCGACGCACACATCAGCGAGATGGTCGGGCAGGCGGTCACCCGCGTCGACGCCGACGAGCGCTCCGCCGACGCGATCCTCGAGGCGATCCGCGAGGGAAAGACCTCGGTCGAAGGGAAGCGGACGCCGTGGCACATCAGCTTCCGCCAGTTCGGCGGCGGCGTCACGCGGCGCATCAGGAACACCGTGCTGGGAGTTTTTAAATGA
- a CDS encoding asparagine synthase C-terminal domain-containing protein produces the protein MSLRGTDPETVREALQTGDPLPGTFGFAGEVDGRLVRDALGRVPLFVEREVDESTGPTWAFEPAALDDPVRFPAGSVSRVTGTEPERIWTLPEPTPESGPDDALEALDRAIRTAADRVRADDRDVAVAFSGGVDSALVAELLDAPLYVVGFPDSHDVEAARTAAAAMGRDLAVVELEPADLERAVPEVARAIGRTNAMDVQIALPLYLVGERVAADGYDALAVGQGADELFGGYEKVVRLDHRVKAETIRGAVREQIRSLSEQLPRDVLAIEAAGLEPVAPLLHDAVTDAALRLPDELLADGETRKRGFRRVATRYLPEEVAARDKKAVQYGSLVARELDRLARQAGYKRRMDDHVTTYVESLFEGE, from the coding sequence ATGAGCCTCCGCGGCACCGACCCCGAAACCGTTCGCGAGGCCCTCCAGACCGGCGATCCGCTCCCCGGAACGTTCGGTTTCGCGGGCGAGGTCGACGGCCGACTCGTCCGGGACGCGCTCGGACGGGTGCCGCTATTCGTCGAACGCGAGGTCGACGAGTCGACGGGACCGACGTGGGCGTTCGAACCGGCCGCCCTCGACGATCCGGTTCGCTTTCCCGCGGGGTCGGTCTCGCGGGTAACCGGGACCGAGCCGGAGCGCATCTGGACGCTTCCCGAGCCGACGCCCGAGAGCGGTCCTGACGACGCGCTCGAGGCCCTCGACCGAGCGATCCGGACGGCCGCCGACCGGGTTCGAGCCGACGACCGCGACGTCGCCGTCGCCTTCTCCGGCGGCGTCGACTCGGCGCTCGTCGCCGAACTCCTCGACGCCCCGCTGTACGTCGTCGGCTTCCCGGACAGCCACGACGTCGAAGCTGCGCGCACGGCCGCGGCGGCGATGGGCCGCGACCTCGCGGTCGTCGAACTCGAGCCCGCTGACCTCGAGCGGGCGGTCCCCGAGGTCGCTCGGGCGATCGGACGGACGAACGCGATGGACGTCCAGATCGCCCTGCCGCTGTACCTGGTCGGCGAGCGCGTCGCCGCCGACGGCTACGACGCGCTGGCGGTCGGCCAGGGCGCCGACGAACTGTTCGGCGGCTACGAGAAGGTCGTCCGGCTCGATCACCGGGTCAAAGCCGAGACGATTCGCGGCGCCGTTCGCGAACAGATTCGGAGCCTTTCCGAGCAGCTGCCGCGGGACGTGCTCGCGATCGAGGCGGCGGGACTCGAGCCGGTCGCGCCGCTGCTCCACGACGCCGTGACCGACGCGGCGCTTCGGCTCCCGGACGAGCTTCTGGCCGACGGGGAGACGCGGAAACGCGGCTTCAGGCGGGTAGCAACACGGTATCTGCCCGAAGAAGTCGCCGCTCGAGACAAGAAGGCGGTCCAGTACGGCAGCCTCGTCGCCCGCGAACTCGA